One Rhizoctonia solani chromosome 3, complete sequence genomic region harbors:
- a CDS encoding DEAD/DEAH box helicase: MSTITKDNDGWIEAAPSKEETGPKDEAIENITSQMGELGSENSATNLLKSTYEVTVTLADQQADPNSPLYSIKKFEDLGLHENLLKGIYSMKFQRPSKIQERALPLLLQNPPRNMIGQSQSGTGKTAAFVLTMLSRVDESNPAPQAICLAPSRELARQIMSVVTSMGQFTKVTTGYAIKDSPRDAQVQAQIIIGTPGTMADMIRKKAINITGVKVFVLDEADNMLDQQGLGDQTLRVKNAMPKTCQIVLFSATFPPLVRNFAAKFAPSANEIKLKEEELSVEGIKQFYMDCKDEQHKYDVLVDLYSLLTIGQSIIFCKRREVADQIARRMSAEGHQVSSLHGAKDAAERDTTIDDFRDGKSKVLITTNVISRGIDILQVNMVVNYDMPLTGDGKPDPETYLHRIGRTGRFGRKGIAINFVHDRRSWEEMNAIEKALHHPILRVETKDFDEMEKTLQKAMKS; this comes from the exons ATGAGTACAATCACTAAAGATAACGACGGGTGGATCGAGGCTGCACCTTCCAAGGAGGAAACGGGGCCCAAAG ATGAGGCTATTGAAAACATTACATCTCAAATGGGAGAACTAGGGTCTGAAAATTCCGCTACAAACCTACTCAAATCGACTTATGAAGTCACA GTTACACTTGCAGACCAACAAGCCGATCCAAATTCCCCTCTTTATAGCATTAAGAAATTTGAAGATTTAGGCCT CCACGAAAACCTACtcaagggaatttattctaTGAAATTTCAGCGCCCTTCCAAGATCCAGGAGCGCGCCTTGCCCCTTTTGCTTCAAAACCC CCCGCGTAATATGATTGGGCAATCACAATCTGGGACCGGGAAGACCGCCGCGTTCGTGTTAACTATGCTCAGCCGCGTTGATGAGAGCAACCCAGCTCCACAG GCTATATGCCTCGCGCCTTCCCGAGAACTTGCCCGCCAAATCATGTCCGTCGTAACCAGTATGGGTCAGTTTACCAAGGTTACCACAGGCTATGCGATCAAGGATTCTCCTCGGGACGCTCAAGTGCAAGCGCAAATAATTATCGGCACGCCTGGGACAATGGCCGATATGATCAGGAAAAAGGCCATCAACATTACTGGAGTCAAGGTGTTCGTACTTGACGAAGCAGACAATATGCTGGATCAACAGGGATTGGGTGATCAAACTCTGCGAGTCAAAAA TGCAATGCCCAAAACCTGCCAGATTGTGTTATTTAGCGCAACATTCCCACCTCTGGTCAGGAATTTTGCTGCCAAGTTCGCGCCGTCTGCAAACGAAATCAAACTTAAAGAAGAAGAGCTCTCCGTTGAGGGTATCAAACAATTCTACATGGATTGCAAGGATGAGCAACACAAGTACGACGTATTGGTCGATCTATATAGTCTCCTTACAATTGGTCAAAGTATCATTTTCTGCAAG CGTCGTGAAGTAGCCGATCAGATCGCTCGGCGAATGAGTGCAGAAGGCCACCAAGTATCATCACTTCATGGCGCTAAAGATGCAGCCGAGCGAGACACGACGATTGACGATTTCCGAGACGGGAAGTCTAAAGTCCTTATTACGACCAATGTCATCTCCCGTGGTATTGATATTCTTCAAGTGAACATGGTGGTGAATTATGATATGCCCCTCACGGGAGATGGAAAGCCCGATCCTGAGACGTACCTGCACCGCATCG GTCGTACTGGACGTTTTGGACGCAAGGGTATCGCCATTAACTTCGTCCATGACAGGCGATCTTGGGAAGAGATGAATGCCATCGAAAAGGCGCTCCATCATCCTATCTTACGAGTGGAGACGAAAGATTTCGATGAGATGGAAAAG ACCTTGCAAAAAGCCATGAAGTCTTGA